A region from the Candidatus Aenigmatarchaeota archaeon genome encodes:
- a CDS encoding ATP-binding cassette domain-containing protein — translation MLEIRDLSFSYIGEKKVLDGINLSLDKGLFCLIGPSGCGKSTLCLALNGLIPQSIPGKLEGRITVGKLDTQKKPVSEIARFVGLVFQNPDSQLFSLCAEDEIGFGPCNLGLPWKVVSERVDESIGLLDIPHLRNKSPEEMSSGEKQKVAIASALSMKPRILVLDEPTANLDPVSGEEIFRIAKRLGKKMLVFMAEHDIDKVMSYADRVGVMARGRLEIVGEPHQVINHPDFQKYLELPEVARAGALVGLKSLPLAPQDLARKIRLRKRLPRERAFKNGKAIIETKSLEFGYEQAKPILKGISLKIHRGEFVAIVGGNGAGKSTLVAHFNGLLKPTKGEVRVGGKSTRGQEVSALARKVGYVFQNPDLQIFEDTLLEEVSFGPRNIGLSKSETSGRVEEALRSVGLWEFRNADPFSLSVGQKRRVTIASVLSMKPEAVIVDEPSTGLDPRTSEGVMALLRKMNREGKTIILVTHDMDLVAQFARRCIVMDSGRIVADGTVREVFSDMALLEKSRLMRPEISKVGALIGEPQIATISDLLRCVS, via the coding sequence TGGCGAAAAGAAGGTTCTGGATGGAATTAACTTGTCTCTTGACAAGGGCTTGTTTTGCCTTATCGGGCCATCGGGATGCGGAAAGTCGACTCTTTGCCTTGCCCTGAACGGGCTTATCCCCCAGTCAATCCCGGGAAAGCTTGAGGGGAGAATTACTGTCGGCAAGCTGGATACTCAAAAGAAGCCGGTAAGTGAAATTGCCCGCTTTGTTGGGCTTGTCTTCCAGAATCCCGACTCGCAGCTTTTTTCGCTTTGCGCAGAGGACGAGATTGGCTTTGGTCCCTGCAACCTTGGCCTGCCCTGGAAGGTGGTAAGCGAAAGGGTGGACGAATCCATCGGGCTTCTGGATATACCACACCTTCGAAACAAAAGCCCTGAAGAAATGAGTTCGGGCGAAAAGCAAAAAGTAGCGATTGCCTCAGCCCTCTCGATGAAGCCCAGGATTCTTGTGCTTGACGAGCCGACAGCAAACCTGGACCCTGTTTCAGGAGAGGAAATATTCAGGATTGCAAAGCGGCTGGGAAAGAAGATGCTTGTGTTTATGGCAGAGCATGACATAGATAAGGTCATGAGTTATGCTGACCGTGTTGGAGTTATGGCCAGGGGCCGGCTTGAAATTGTCGGAGAGCCGCATCAGGTCATAAACCATCCCGATTTTCAGAAGTACCTTGAGCTTCCTGAAGTCGCCCGTGCAGGAGCGCTTGTTGGCCTCAAAAGCCTTCCCCTTGCGCCGCAGGACCTTGCAAGGAAAATCCGGCTCAGGAAGCGCCTTCCAAGGGAGCGGGCTTTTAAGAATGGAAAGGCGATAATTGAAACAAAAAGTCTTGAGTTTGGCTATGAACAGGCAAAGCCGATTCTTAAGGGTATAAGCCTTAAAATTCACAGGGGAGAGTTCGTTGCGATAGTTGGGGGAAACGGGGCAGGAAAATCAACGCTTGTTGCCCATTTCAATGGGCTTTTAAAGCCGACGAAAGGGGAAGTAAGAGTTGGAGGAAAAAGCACCCGCGGCCAGGAAGTTTCGGCGCTGGCGCGAAAAGTGGGCTATGTATTCCAGAACCCGGACCTCCAGATTTTTGAGGATACGCTTCTTGAAGAAGTCTCTTTCGGGCCGAGAAACATTGGCCTCTCTAAATCCGAAACTTCAGGAAGGGTTGAAGAGGCGCTGCGCTCGGTCGGGCTTTGGGAATTTAGAAATGCTGACCCATTCTCGCTTTCAGTGGGCCAGAAGAGGAGGGTTACGATTGCGTCAGTCCTTTCAATGAAGCCGGAAGCGGTAATCGTTGACGAGCCCTCAACGGGTCTTGACCCCAGGACTTCTGAAGGGGTAATGGCTCTTTTGAGAAAGATGAACCGGGAAGGCAAAACAATTATCCTTGTCACTCACGACATGGACCTTGTGGCCCAGTTTGCAAGGAGGTGCATTGTGATGGATTCCGGGAGAATTGTTGCCGACGGGACTGTAAGGGAGGTATTTTCCGATATGGCTCTTCTCGAGAAGTCCCGGCTAATGAGGCCCGAGATAAGCAAAGTAGGCGCCCTGATTGGAGAGCCGCAGATAGCTACAATAAGCGACCTTTTGAGGTGCGTATCATGA